The Ciona intestinalis chromosome 13, KH, whole genome shotgun sequence genome has a segment encoding these proteins:
- the LOC113474815 gene encoding solute carrier family 22 member 4-like isoform X2: protein MIQFSHILDKFGGIGPSQLILFFLVSYYNISKGANSISTVFIAYIPNKRCNVPPLDNPTAYPNLTEQDILNYTTSYDDGTQQYDTCVRYGYNLSTCTGDLSCVNQSYPSIACDKGYHYDDSLFTKTIITEFNLVCDRKYLNALSTSFYYIGMLVGSFLFGSTADRHTWCIHTPHVQHQVIMHIFPQVWT, encoded by the exons ATGATCCAGTTTAGCCATATACTGGATAAGTTCGGTGGTATAGGGCCGTCCCAGTTGATTCTATTCTTCCTGGTATCGTATTACAACATCAGCAAAGGAGCTAACTCGATATCAACTGTGTTTATCGCGTACATTCCAAACAAAAG ATGCAACGTACCACCATTAGACAACCCTACAGCTTATCCAAACTTAACAGAGCAGGACATATTGAATTACACGACATCATACGATGATGGTACACAGCAATACGATACTTGTGTTCG GTACGGGTACAACTTGAGCACATGCACTGGGGACTTGAGTTGTGTCAAtcaatcttaccccagcaTCGCATGCGATAAAGGATATCATTATGACGATTCACTATTCACAAAGACCATTATTACTGAG TTCAACCTTGTATGTGACCGAAAATATTTGAATGCATTATCCACGTCTTTCTATTACATAGGGATGCTAGTCGgatcttttttatttggaaGCACTGCTGATCG acacacatggtgtattcatacacctcatgttcaacATCAAGTTATAATGCATATCTTTCCACAGGTTTGGACGTAA
- the LOC113474815 gene encoding solute carrier family 22 member 4-like isoform X1 has product MIQFSHILDKFGGIGPSQLILFFLVSYYNISKGANSISTVFIAYIPNKRCNVPPLDNPTAYPNLTEQDILNYTTSYDDGTQQYDTCVRYGYNLSTCTGDLSCVNQSYPSIACDKGYHYDDSLFTKTIITEFNLVCDRKYLNALSTSFYYIGMLVGSFLFGSTADRFGRKPTIIATFIGTLGCMVGVTFSTTVEMYTVFRTGTALFLAGASIGSFVYGKINIYSRVGEDGTPLAHDIRISRSSFKQ; this is encoded by the exons ATGATCCAGTTTAGCCATATACTGGATAAGTTCGGTGGTATAGGGCCGTCCCAGTTGATTCTATTCTTCCTGGTATCGTATTACAACATCAGCAAAGGAGCTAACTCGATATCAACTGTGTTTATCGCGTACATTCCAAACAAAAG ATGCAACGTACCACCATTAGACAACCCTACAGCTTATCCAAACTTAACAGAGCAGGACATATTGAATTACACGACATCATACGATGATGGTACACAGCAATACGATACTTGTGTTCG GTACGGGTACAACTTGAGCACATGCACTGGGGACTTGAGTTGTGTCAAtcaatcttaccccagcaTCGCATGCGATAAAGGATATCATTATGACGATTCACTATTCACAAAGACCATTATTACTGAG TTCAACCTTGTATGTGACCGAAAATATTTGAATGCATTATCCACGTCTTTCTATTACATAGGGATGCTAGTCGgatcttttttatttggaaGCACTGCTGATCG GTTTGGACGTAAACCCACCATTATAGCGACATTTATTGGCACACTTGGTTGCATGGTTGGTGTTACGTTTAGCACAACTGTTGAGATGTACACCGTTTTTAGAACGGGCACCGCTCTTTTTCTAGCAGGGGCATCTATTGGCAGTTTCGTTTACGGTAAgattaacatatatagtagggtgggggaagacgggacacctttagcacatgatatccgaatatcccgatcgagttttaaacaataa
- the LOC104266377 gene encoding organic cation transporter-like protein, which produces MYVTSWAIHIMNQQTTLRMARMNRVTLTDEDWTAATVDDDKPQENKPSKTYSAIDLFRIPAIRFVTVKITYIWFTNSFVFYGLTLNTGALAGDIFLNNLFVGIVSLLSYLVCALVMNRLGRRAIMSGMLIFGGFGLLFSVVGGQFKDDNGVMEKVCLALAFAGRFGITGTYGVMYPFSAELYPTVLRGNGMGMGAISSRMGAILAPFVISLQDYHKWIPNTIFGCLGVMAGLVCLTFPETNGRNMMETIEEAEDFFGKKKNASKEDTASIKSNLMAETCLENESKSADC; this is translated from the exons atgtatgttacttcgtgggcAATTCATATAATGAACCAACAG ACAACTTTGAGAATGGCCAGAATGAACAGAGTAACACTGACAGATGAAGACTGGACTGCAGCAACGGTTGATGACGACAAACCTCAGGAAAATAAACCATCAAAAACTTACTCTGCGATAGACCTGTTCAGGATACCAGCCATTCGATTCGTTACtgttaaaattacatacatttg GTTTACAAATTCGTTTGTGTTTTACGGATTAACCTTGAATACTGGAGCTTTGGCGGGAGACATATTTCTCAATAATTTATTCG TGGGCATAGTTTCGCTGCTTTCGTACCTTGTATGTGCTTTAGTGATGAACAGATTAGGACGCCGTGCAATAATGAGCGGTATGTTGATATTTGGGGGGTTCGGTCTCCTATTTAGCGTTGTGGGTGGTCAGTTTAAAGATGACAACGGAG TTATGGAAAAGGTGTGCCTTGCGTTGGCGTTTGCAGGACGTTTCGGTATAACTGGCACCTATGGTGTAATGTACCCATTTTCAGCTGAGCtgtaccccacagtactaag AGGTAACGGGATGGGCATGGGAGCGATCAGTTCTCGAATGGGTGCGATACTTGCACCGTTTGTTATCAGCTTACAAGATTACCACAAATGGATTCCAAATACGATCTTCGGTTGTTTAG gTGTAATGGCTGGCCTTGTATGTCTTACCTTTCCTGAAACGAACGGCCGCAACATGATGGAAACTATTGAAGAAGCTGAAGATTTCTTCGGGAAAAAGAAAAACGCCAGTAAAGAGGATACAGCaagtataaa GTCAAACTTAATGGCGGAAACATGCCTCGAAAACGAATCAAAAAGTGCTGACTGCTGA